The following coding sequences are from one Stigmatopora nigra isolate UIUO_SnigA chromosome 12, RoL_Snig_1.1, whole genome shotgun sequence window:
- the LOC144205486 gene encoding uncharacterized protein LOC144205486 — protein sequence MPACKALLVFASLVVILGCIHGQTLPSFDLLEEFRVSESRGVRRVEGSDPEVVAYRINPSIHLKKSMREVYPDGLPSDYSIIATFKLTKDMVKKSWNLWQVNAPDGQEQVGLRFQGDTLSLDFFYISPSGSHMLRTFHGVGKLFDGQWHKLALSVKGSQVKLLIDCEEVSVEAIDEPMPVIRRGYTSIVKRAARDRSFSLDLQQMDVSCDPEKAISEGCCELSSVCGGYAEIGLSAGRASCKCMHGQPGIQGRPGTQGHRGLPGKDGDHGRQGNWGIRGNTGDYGNVGEPGPKGEIGSKGEKGMRGLWGTTGERGPKGLWGLKGAAGFKGVRGSPGDIGKTGRQGEVGVKGERGYEGIAGFEGVKGNKGSTGPDGNPGPRGVQGIVGDPGDRGASGQKGKPGVTGRRGKDGTIGQKGIVGDPGIPGRDGDAGIEAYQGPQGNRGTFGQVGVKGEKGANGPAGEMGPQGRTGPRGYKGSAGKPGRPGFIGPPGPNGHVGVTGRQGSKGEMGIPGIKGVKGGQAEKGVKGPKGRVGDRGDSGPQGGRGKRGPVGTTGRSGPVGIKGVRGEGGPDGFRGPPGLPGPTMPAQHVIEVCKKVVLEQMSTFANSIKRTCAAVCPLYGDVPMGAPGPPGQMGPPGPPGDTGRNGDVGEIGLPGFYGEVGDSGQQGGPGDRGEQGDKGANGHGLPGYTGEQGVMGQRGRAGRVFNGQPGKPGERGQTGLLGIRGHAGLRGPPGVCLTSGCALLTATSPAPEVAPQAAPPRRFRNRQ from the exons atgcctgcctGCAAAGCATTACTAGTGTTTGCATCACTAGTTGTCATCCTAGGATGCATACATGGCCAAACACTACCAA GTTTCGATCTTCTGGAGGAGTTCCGTGTTTCTGAGTCAAGAGGAGTAAGAAGAGTGGAAGGCTCTGACCCAGAGGTGGTGGCTTATCGcatcaatccatccatccatctgaAGAAGTCTATGAG AGAAGTTTATCCAGATGGCCTTCCCTCGGATTACTCCATTATCGCCACCTTTAAGTTGACCAAAGACATGGTTAAGAAATCATGGAACCTGTGGCAGGTCAACGCACCAGATGGTCAAGAGCAAGTGGGCCTTCGTTTCCAAGGGGATACCCTCTCGTTGGACTTCTTCTACATTAGTCCGAGCGGTAGCCACATGTTGAGGACCTTTCATGGAGTGGGGAAGCTTTTTGACGGCCAGTGGCACAAATTGGCGTTGAGTGTGAAAGGAAGCCAAGTGAAACTCCTGATAGATTGCGAGGAGGTCAGCGTGGAGGCCATTGACGAGCCAATGCCAGTGATCCGCCGAGGGTACACCTCCATTGTCAAGAGGGCGGCAAGAGACCGCTCCTTCTCA cTGGATCTCCAGCAAATGGACGTGTCATGTGACCCGGAAAAGGCCATTTCCGAAGGCTGCTGTGAGCTCTCCAGTGTT tGTGGAGGTTATGCAGAGATTGGTCTGTCAGCTGGAAGAGCATCTTGCAAATGCATGCACGGACAACCAGGAATACAGGGACGTCCGGGAACACAG GGGCACAGAGGTCTTCCAGGGAAAGACGGGGATCACGGAAGACAAGGAAACTGG GGTATTAGGGGAAACACAGGAGACTACGGCAACGTGGGTGAGCCAGGCCCTAAG GGTGAGATTGGAAGCAAAGGAGAAAAGGGAATGAGAGGACTCTGGGGCACAACC GGAGAGAGAGGACCGAAGGGACTTTGGGGATTAAAAGGTGCAGCAGGCTTCAAG GGTGTTCGTGGATCCCCCGGAGATATTGGAAAGACTGGGAGGCAGGGAGAAGTT GGTGTAAAAGGCGAAAGAGGATATGAAGGTATTGCAGGCTTTGAAGGAGTAAAG GGTAACAAAGGAAGCACTGGTCCAGATGGGAACCCTGGGCCAAGGGGAGTGCAA GGCATTGTAGGTGATCCTGGTGACAGGGGGGCTTCTGGACAGAAGGGAAAGCCT ggtgtcacaGGTCGACGTGGCAAAGATGGCACCATAGGACAAAAG GGCATAGTAGGAGATCCTGGAATACCGGGAAGGGATGGAGATGCTGGAATAGAG GCCTATCAAGGACCACAAGGTAATCGTGGAACATTTGGACAAGTTGGCGTAAAG GGGGAGAAAGGCGCCAATGGACCTGCAGGAGAAATGGGTCCCCAAGGTCGAACT GGTCCAAGAGGGTACAAAGGCTCTGCAGGGAAACCAGGAAGACCTGGATTTATTGGCCCACCAGGACCTAAT GGACATGTTGGAGTGACAGGAAGACAAGGAAGCAAG GGTGAAATGGGAATTCCAGGAATTAAAGGAGTCAAAGGAGGACAA gcagaAAAGGGTGTCAAAGGCCCAAAAGGAAGA GTTGGCGACAGAGGGGACTCGGGTCCCCAGGGTGGGCGGGGCAAGCGTGGCCCAGTAGGGACAACTGGGCGCTCGGGTCCTGTGGGAATTAAAGGGGTCCGAGGTGAAGGAGGACCTGATGGATTCCGAGGTCCGCCAGGTTTGCCA GGTCCAACGATGCCGGCTCAACATGTGATCGAAGTTTGTAAGAAAGTAGTACTGGAACAAATGTCTACCTTTGCCAATTCAATCAAGAGGACATGTGCCGCGGTATGTCCTCTCTATGGGGACGTTCCCATGGGTGCCCCTGGTCCCCCTGGACAGATGGGCCCACCTGGACCTCCT GGTGATACTGGAAGAAACGGTGATGTTGGAGAAATTGGTCTGCCAGGATTTTATGGTGAAGTCGGAGATTCAGGCCAACAAGGAGGGCCAG GGGACAGAGGAGAACAAGGTGATAAAGGAGCCAATGGTCATGGCTTACCTGGCTACACTGGAGAGCAGGGAGTAATGG GTCAGCGTGGGCGAGCCGGCCGGGTCTTTAACGGACAACCCGGTAAGCCGGGTGAGCGAGGACAAACTGGACTGCTTGGTATCAGGGGTCATGCAGGTCTCCGAGGACCCCCAGGTGTCTGCCTCACCTCTGGGTGTGCTCTTCTTACCGCCACAAGTCCGGCACCTGAAGTTGCTCCACAGGCTGCACCCCCACGAAGGTTTAGGAACCGTCAGTAA